The Temnothorax longispinosus isolate EJ_2023e chromosome 4, Tlon_JGU_v1, whole genome shotgun sequence genome has a window encoding:
- the LOC139811755 gene encoding uncharacterized protein, translating into MDFLSLTFNITLIFVFLSFQGMTPQVLLTRYKMNKGKNVEATRRINTDNGSYKKKELDPVTAMTTNKCKITNIETTDNVNVIRGQSCIDNVKDDNCSSSANTDIISNINDFVRNDINVNTDVSNDLSISPIVTDILETEIIDSNFLNSGQFSDLLDTDVSFNSILDNSAEKQFSSTSCKIQEIETNNVNELCLAQENDTEIQEKNFESDPDNVQSEYSSAASDSEKTEKPEHEDNNKCKEQISSTQNNDSTISTTSCKIQEMETNNVNELCLAQENDTEIQGIRVVLHVVILICMIIF; encoded by the exons ATGGATTTCTTGTCACTGACCTTTAACATAACCTtgatttttgtgtttttatcATTTCAAGGTATGACACCACAAGTTTTACTAACGCgttataaaatgaataaaggGAAAAATGTTGAAGCAACGCGAAGGATAAATACAGATAATG gtagttataaaaaaaaggaattagaTCCCGTAACTGCAATGACAACAAATAA atGTAAGATTACTAATATCGAGACTACAGATAACGTCAACGTTATACGAGGACAATCATGCATTGATAATGTTAAAG ACGATAATTGCTCTTCATCTGCAAACACAGACATCATAtctaatattaatgattttgTTAGAAATGACATAAATGTAAACACTGACGTTAGTAATGATCTAAGTATTTCGCCGATAGTAACCGATATActtgaaacagaaataattgatagcaactttttaaattctggTCAATTTTCTGATTTATTAGATACAG ATGTatcttttaattcaatattggATAATAGTGCCGAAAAACAGTTTTCTTCAACTTCCTGCAAAATTCAAGAAATAGAAACAAACAATGTAAATGAGTTGTGCCTTGCTCAAGAGAATGATACTGAAATACAAG agaaaaattttgaaagtgaTCCTGATAATGTACAAAGTGAATATTCGTCAGCTGCGAGTGATTCTGAAAAAACAGAGAAACCAGAACATGAAGATAACAACAAATGTAAAGAACAGATTTCTAGCACACAAAATAATGATTCGACGATATCTACAACTTCCTGCAAAATTCAAGAAATGGAAACAAACAATGTAAACGAGTTGTGCCTTGCTCAAGAGAATGATACTGAAATACAAGGTATTAGAGTTGTATTACatgttgttattttaatttgtatgattattttctaa